In Capsicum annuum cultivar UCD-10X-F1 chromosome 7, UCD10Xv1.1, whole genome shotgun sequence, one genomic interval encodes:
- the LOC107877220 gene encoding EPIDERMAL PATTERNING FACTOR-like protein 9 translates to MAKIILLHYLLFILLSSSLTLLQGSRIQAIIPHSQRAYQGALHYEGGAKRWVKKNSRRLMIGSVAPTCTYNECRGCKYKCRAEQVPVEGNDPMNSPYHYKCVCHR, encoded by the exons ATGGCCAAAATTATACTTCTCCATTACTTGCTCTTCATCTTACTTTCTTCATCACTCACGCTGTTACAAg GGTCAAGAATTCAAGCTATAATTCCTCATTCTCAAAGGGCGTATCAGGGTGCTTTGCACTACGAG GGTGGTGCAAAAAGATGGGTGAAAAAGAATTCAAGAAGGTTGATGATAGGATCAGTGGCTCCAACGTGCACGTACAATGAATGCAGAGGATGCAAGTACAAATGCAGAGCAGAGCAAGTTCCAGTGGAAGGGAATGACCCAATGAATAGCCCTTATCACTACAAATGTGTTTGTCACCGCTAA